The following proteins come from a genomic window of Malus sylvestris chromosome 4, drMalSylv7.2, whole genome shotgun sequence:
- the LOC126619554 gene encoding peptidyl-prolyl cis-trans isomerase PASTICCINO1-like, whose translation MAVEEGVEQVVAPPQKAKEPSEDEKRRKKIAAGALMKAVMRPGGGDSTPSDGYQVVYHSTVRTLDGVIVESSRSEYGGKGTPIRHVLGKSKIIVGLLEGIPTMLKGEVAMFKMKPQVHYGEDDCPVSAPSGFPKDDELHFEIEMIDFFKAKVVSDDLGVVKKVITEGQGWESPREPYEVKAWISAKTGDGKVLVSCTQGEPFFFNFGKSEVPKGLEMGIGTMTRKEKAIIYVTKQYLTPSPFLPVVEGVEEVHFEVELAHFIQVRDMLGDGRLIKRRIHDGKGEFPMDCPLHDSLLRVHYKGMLLNEEKTIFYDTRVDNDGQPLEFCSGEGLVPEGFEMCVRLMLPEERALVTCPPDYAYDKFPRPANVPEGAHIQWEIELLGFEMPKDWTGLNFQSIMDEAEKIRNTGNRLFKEGKFELAKAKYDKVLREFNHVNPQDDEEGKIFANTRNLLHLNVAACFLKMGECRKSIETCNKVLEANPGHVKALYRRGMAYMTLGDFEEAKSDFNKMIKLDKSTEADATAALQKVKQKEQEVEKKVRKQFKGLFDKKPGEIAEAGTEDGDQPAVENPKNDDKEDSDGDNSDESHETAEDVPRSSWLSFLWPKRLLAALGRPGCTIL comes from the exons ATGGCTGTTGAAGAAGGTGTCGAGCAGGTAGTCGCGCCGCCGCAGAAGGCGAAGGAGCCTTCCGAAGATGAGAAGCg GAGGAAGAAGATAGCGGCCGGAGCCTTGATGAAAGCGGTGATGAGGCCCGGTGGAGGCGATTCGACACCTTCAGATGGTTATCAG GTTGTATATCATTCCACTGTTAGAACATTGGACGGAGTCATTGTTGAATCGTCCCGATCGGAATATGGAG GCAAGGGCACTCCTATACGACATGTTTTGGGAAAGAGCAAGATCATAGTGGGATTACTCGAAGGAATTCCAACAATGCTGAAGGGTGAAGTTGCGATG TTCAAAATGAAACCTCAAGTGCACTATGGTGAGGACGATTGCCCTGTTTCAGCACCCAGCGGCTTCCCCAAGGATGATGAACTTCATTTTGAAATTGAGATGATCGATTTCTTTAAAGCCAAG GTCGTTAGTGATGACTTGGGAGTGGTAAAGAAG GTAATAACTGAAGGTCAGGGTTGGGAATCGCCAAGGGAACCTTATGAAGTAAAAGCCTG GATTTCAGCAAAGACAGGTGATGGAAAAGTGCTTGTTTCATGTACTCAAGGAGagccatttttctttaattttggaAAGTCAGAG GTACCTAAGGGTCTTGAGATGGGAATTGGTACAATGACACGGAAAGAGAAGGCAATAATATATGTGACCAAGCAGTACTTAACTCCATCTCCTTTCCTTCCTGTGGTAGAAGGTGTTGAGGAAGTTCATTTTGAAGTGGAGCTTGCCCACTTTATTCAG GTGCGTGACATGCTTGGTGATGGGCGCCTGATAAAACGTCGTATTCATGATGGAAAAG GTGAGTTTCCTATGGATTGCCCTCTTCATGACAGCCTACTACGTGTCCATTATAAGGGTATGCTTCTTAATGAGGAAAAGACAATCTTCTATGATACAAGAGTTGATAACGATGGTCAACCTTTGGAGTTTTGTTCTGGAGAAGGCCTT GTGCCCGAGGGATTTGAAATGTGTGTTCGTTTGATGCTGCCTGAAGAGAGAGCTCTCGTCACATGCCCTCCTGATTATGCATACGACAAATTTCCTAG GCCTGCTAATGTTCCTGAAGGTGCTCATATTCAATGGGAAATTGAACTTCTTGGGTTTGAGATGCCAAAG GATTGGACTGGTTTAAATTTTCAAAGCATAATGGATGAAGCAGAGAAGATTAGAAACACG GGGAACAGGCTATTCaaagaaggaaaatttgaacTTGCTAAGGCAAAGTATGACAAG GTGCTTCGGGAATTTAATCATGTTAATCCACAAGATGATGAAGAGGGGAAAATATTTGCCAATACAAGG AATCTGTTACATCTGAATGTCGCCGCATGCTTCCTGAAGATGGGAGAATGCAGAAAATCCATCGAGACATGCAACAAG GTTTTAGAAGCAAACCCTGGACACGTCAAGGCTCTTTACCGTCGAGGTATGGCCTACATGACTCTTGGAGATTTCGAGGAAGCAAAGAGTGACTTCAACAAG ATGATTAAACTAGACAAGTCAACTGAAGCTGATGCTACAGCTGCTCTTCAAAAAGTTAAGCAGAAAGAACAG GAAGTTGAGAAGAAGGTGCGGAAACAATTCAAGGGGCTATTTGACAAGAAGCCAGGGGAAATTGCAGAGGCTGGAACCGAAGATGGAGATCAGCCTGCAGTTGAGAACCCCAAGAATGATGATAAGGAGGATTCCGACGGAGATAATTCAGACGAATCTCATGAAACTGCAGAGGATGTACCTAGATCGTCCTGGTTGTCTTTTTTGTGGCCTAAACGACTACTTGCAGCTCTTGGGCGGCCAGGATGTACGATTTTGTAA
- the LOC126618194 gene encoding uncharacterized protein LOC126618194: protein MASATSSPSSPIPNISTLVSVKLSESNYLPWESQVKPFLIGQNFWRFVDGTHPCPPSFLTTTTHATSPNASADSASSTVVPPVTTSIPNPDYLKGTKTISDYLGLAKHLADQLASIGQPVQNDDLVTYVLNGLGPEYEILVLALTNFPHLPSFNDLRARLLVYESKHAMSQAILAPSAFYSARNSGSNLSQGRGNLSSRPHGTSSNNRLPRTYGGGRSTMHGGAGRYGQCATHQRPGILGPGPATRGPQCWSCNQFGHIAALCPRAPRSDDDIS, encoded by the exons atggcTTCCGCAACTTCCTCTCCTTCATCTCCCATCCCAAATATTTCTACACTAGTTTCTGTCAAACTTTCTGAGTCTAATTACTTACCTTGGGAAAGTCAAGTTAAGCCATTCTTGATTGGCCAAAACTTTTGGCGTTTTGTAGATGGAACACACCCGTGCCCTCCTTCCTTTCTCACCACCACCACTCATGCCACTTCACCAAATGCCTCTGCGGATTCAGCCTCCTCCACAGTGGTGCCTCCTGTAACTACTAGCATTCCCAACCCCGACTACCTG AAAGGTACTAAAACAATTTCGGACTATCTGGGTCTTGCCAAACACTTGGCAGATCAATTGGCTTCTATTGGCCAACCTGTTCAGAATGATGATTTGGTGACTTATGTACTAAATGGCTTGGGGCCTGAATATGAGATTCTTGTCTTGGCGCTGACCAACTTCCCTCATCTACCGTCATTCAACGATTTACGTGCTCGTCTTCtggtttatgaatccaaacatgCTATGTCTCAAGCTATTTTGGCTCCCTCCGCTTTCTACTCCGCACGTAATTCTGGTAGTAATCTCTCTCAGGGACGTGGTAATCTGTCCTCCCGCCCTCATGGCACTTCAAGTAACAATCGACTTCCTCGTACTTATGGTGGTGGTCGTTCTACTATGCATGGTGGTGCTGGTCGCTATGGTCAGTGTGCTACACATCAACGCCCTGGCATACTTGGACCCGGTCCTGCTACTCGTGGCCCTCAATGTTGGTCATGCAATCAATTTGGTCATATAGCTGCGTTGTGTCCTCGAGCGCCTCGTTCTGATGATGACATCTCTTGA
- the LOC126617913 gene encoding 18.1 kDa class I heat shock protein-like, producing MSLIPSNIFVGHYDPFCHNVWDPFEEFHYGGPMIIPHHAFPSEATSFVTSITDWKETSDGHLVLKAHLPGFKREEVKVDVEEGRVLSIRGEKKVEREENHDGWHRIERSSGKFIRRLRLPENAKAEKMKVFVENGMLTVTVPKENVVKYHPHTRMH from the coding sequence aTGTCACTCATTCCTAGTAACATCTTTGTTGGTCACTACGATCCTTTCTGCCACAATGTTTGGGACCCATTTGAGGAATTTCACTATGGAGGCCCAATGATCATCCCACACCATGCTTTCCCAAGTGAAGCAACCTCCTTCGTGACCTCAATAACCGACTGGAAGGAGACCTCAGATGGGCACTTAGTACTCAAGGCACATCTTCCGGGGTTCAAGAGGGAAGAAGTGAAGGTGGATGTGGAGGAAGGTAGGGTTCTTAGTATTAGGGGCGAGAAAAAGGTggagagagaagaaaatcaCGACGGTTGGCACCGTATCGAGAGGAGCAGTGGCAAGTTCATTAGGCGTTTGAGGTTGCCTGAGAATGCCAAGGCCGAGAAGATGAAGGTGTTCGTGGAAAATGGAATGCTCACTGTCACGGTTCCTAAGGAGAATGTGGTTAAGTACCATCCTCATACCAGAATGCACTAG